A DNA window from Mya arenaria isolate MELC-2E11 chromosome 17, ASM2691426v1 contains the following coding sequences:
- the LOC128224402 gene encoding uncharacterized protein LOC128224402 isoform X5, with the protein MGGQGSKTGHSQQSHSSNYTSETTPLLHQDPSFVANKELTTNPDEEREICYLCCTRAATHYDFGACCSACCLCIGNTCRNGCIRGQICMDDCAQSCGICMHDCGDKVSCDGGIGDAVCECGKGINTGLSFLGAGIYTGFALLGQCCYEICSVQLLMHLSLPLCSMSIAISSVVLPYWAWGETNKIAVGLFKCCNFTEENRNSNQSECLLLSDCLSSDFKSHLVIKAASGLQITYIVLHGITILLVTISQQKDDYSYKPAARQLCNGFVVLLAVAICYIGVIVFLSGVIQSQHLKGGPPRLSINLAMISCVVYLSYAAVCFGQPKVLICVPTSTALVYLVIFMMTNKTVLIVVLVLIGLFILGTLIALLMKCRK; encoded by the exons gGCATAGTCAACAATCACACAGTTCGAATTATACATCAGAG ACCACACCTCTGCTGCACCAAGACCCCTCTTTTGTTGCAA ATAAGGAGCTGACTACGAATCCTGACGAAGAGAGAGAAATTTGCTATCTATGTTGTACACGAGCGGCAACCCACTATGATTTTGGAGCGTGTTGTTCAGCATGCTGTCTATGCATAGGGAATACGTGCAGAAACGGATGCATCAGAGGACAAATTTGTATGGATGACTGCGCGCAAAGTTGCGGTATTTGCATGCACGATTGCGGAGATAAGGTCTCTTGTGATGGTGGAATTGGAGATGCTGTTTGTGAATGTGGAAAAGGAATAAATACAGGATTGTCATTTCTAGGGGCCGGAATATATACAGGGTTTGCATTACTAGGACAGTgttgttatgaaatatgttcGGTGCAG tTGTTAATGCACCTCTCCCTTCCACTTTGTTCGATGAGCATCGCAATATCCAGTGTTGTACTGCCATATTGGGCCTGGGGTGAAACGAATAAAATAGCGGTTGGTCTATTTAAATGCTGCAATTTTACTGAGGAGAATCGCAATTCCAACCAAAGCGAGTGTTTATTATTGTCTGACTGTCTTTCATCAGATTTCA AATCACATTTGGTCATCAAAGCGGCTTCCGGTCTACAGATCACATATATTGTCTTACACGGTATAACTATTTTACTGGTAACAATAAGCCAACAAAAAGATGACTATTCGTATAAGCCAGCTGCACGTCAGTTATGCAATGGATTTGTTGTTTTACTTGCAG ttgCTATTTGCTACATCGGTGTCATCGTATTTTTATCCGGTGTTATCCAATCACAACACTTAAAAGGCGGTCCACCCCGCCTGTCAATCAATCTGGCGATGATATCCTGTGTTGTTTACCTCTCTTATGCAGCCGTTTGCTTTGGACAACCTAAAGTGCTTATATGTGTACCCACTTCGACTGCTTTGGTCTATTTAGTGATATTTATGATgacaaacaaaactgttttgatTGTTGTACTAGTTTTGATTGGTCTGTTTATATTAGGTACGCTAATCGCTTTGCTCATGAAATGCAGAAAGTAA
- the LOC128224402 gene encoding uncharacterized protein LOC128224402 isoform X1, whose product MGGQGSKTDVCDGEVPGRMPSTDRIVVDCRNDDCVAGRIISDFRSVPVNLETINISGHSQQSHSSNYTSETTPLLHQDPSFVANKELTTNPDEEREICYLCCTRAATHYDFGACCSACCLCIGNTCRNGCIRGQICMDDCAQSCGICMHDCGDKVSCDGGIGDAVCECGKGINTGLSFLGAGIYTGFALLGQCCYEICSVQLLMHLSLPLCSMSIAISSVVLPYWAWGETNKIAVGLFKCCNFTEENRNSNQSECLLLSDCLSSDFKSHLVIKAASGLQITYIVLHGITILLVTISQQKDDYSYKPAARQLCNGFVVLLAVAICYIGVIVFLSGVIQSQHLKGGPPRLSINLAMISCVVYLSYAAVCFGQPKVLICVPTSTALVYLVIFMMTNKTVLIVVLVLIGLFILGTLIALLMKCRK is encoded by the exons ATTTCAGATCTGTGCCTGTAAATCTcgaaacaataaatatttcaggGCATAGTCAACAATCACACAGTTCGAATTATACATCAGAG ACCACACCTCTGCTGCACCAAGACCCCTCTTTTGTTGCAA ATAAGGAGCTGACTACGAATCCTGACGAAGAGAGAGAAATTTGCTATCTATGTTGTACACGAGCGGCAACCCACTATGATTTTGGAGCGTGTTGTTCAGCATGCTGTCTATGCATAGGGAATACGTGCAGAAACGGATGCATCAGAGGACAAATTTGTATGGATGACTGCGCGCAAAGTTGCGGTATTTGCATGCACGATTGCGGAGATAAGGTCTCTTGTGATGGTGGAATTGGAGATGCTGTTTGTGAATGTGGAAAAGGAATAAATACAGGATTGTCATTTCTAGGGGCCGGAATATATACAGGGTTTGCATTACTAGGACAGTgttgttatgaaatatgttcGGTGCAG tTGTTAATGCACCTCTCCCTTCCACTTTGTTCGATGAGCATCGCAATATCCAGTGTTGTACTGCCATATTGGGCCTGGGGTGAAACGAATAAAATAGCGGTTGGTCTATTTAAATGCTGCAATTTTACTGAGGAGAATCGCAATTCCAACCAAAGCGAGTGTTTATTATTGTCTGACTGTCTTTCATCAGATTTCA AATCACATTTGGTCATCAAAGCGGCTTCCGGTCTACAGATCACATATATTGTCTTACACGGTATAACTATTTTACTGGTAACAATAAGCCAACAAAAAGATGACTATTCGTATAAGCCAGCTGCACGTCAGTTATGCAATGGATTTGTTGTTTTACTTGCAG ttgCTATTTGCTACATCGGTGTCATCGTATTTTTATCCGGTGTTATCCAATCACAACACTTAAAAGGCGGTCCACCCCGCCTGTCAATCAATCTGGCGATGATATCCTGTGTTGTTTACCTCTCTTATGCAGCCGTTTGCTTTGGACAACCTAAAGTGCTTATATGTGTACCCACTTCGACTGCTTTGGTCTATTTAGTGATATTTATGATgacaaacaaaactgttttgatTGTTGTACTAGTTTTGATTGGTCTGTTTATATTAGGTACGCTAATCGCTTTGCTCATGAAATGCAGAAAGTAA
- the LOC128224402 gene encoding uncharacterized protein LOC128224402 isoform X4: protein MWEGVHKHVVNTKGLWIQLCTARSKGLDTTEGMPVCAARSKGLDTTEDKELTTNPDEEREICYLCCTRAATHYDFGACCSACCLCIGNTCRNGCIRGQICMDDCAQSCGICMHDCGDKVSCDGGIGDAVCECGKGINTGLSFLGAGIYTGFALLGQCCYEICSVQLLMHLSLPLCSMSIAISSVVLPYWAWGETNKIAVGLFKCCNFTEENRNSNQSECLLLSDCLSSDFKSHLVIKAASGLQITYIVLHGITILLVTISQQKDDYSYKPAARQLCNGFVVLLAVAICYIGVIVFLSGVIQSQHLKGGPPRLSINLAMISCVVYLSYAAVCFGQPKVLICVPTSTALVYLVIFMMTNKTVLIVVLVLIGLFILGTLIALLMKCRK, encoded by the exons ATGTGGGAAGGTGTCCACAAACATGTTGTCAATACAAAGGGACTTTGGATACAGTTATGCACAGCTAGATCAAAGGGATTGGATACAACAGAGGGTATGCCTGTATGCGCAGCTAGATCAAAGGGGTTGGATACAACAGAGG ATAAGGAGCTGACTACGAATCCTGACGAAGAGAGAGAAATTTGCTATCTATGTTGTACACGAGCGGCAACCCACTATGATTTTGGAGCGTGTTGTTCAGCATGCTGTCTATGCATAGGGAATACGTGCAGAAACGGATGCATCAGAGGACAAATTTGTATGGATGACTGCGCGCAAAGTTGCGGTATTTGCATGCACGATTGCGGAGATAAGGTCTCTTGTGATGGTGGAATTGGAGATGCTGTTTGTGAATGTGGAAAAGGAATAAATACAGGATTGTCATTTCTAGGGGCCGGAATATATACAGGGTTTGCATTACTAGGACAGTgttgttatgaaatatgttcGGTGCAG tTGTTAATGCACCTCTCCCTTCCACTTTGTTCGATGAGCATCGCAATATCCAGTGTTGTACTGCCATATTGGGCCTGGGGTGAAACGAATAAAATAGCGGTTGGTCTATTTAAATGCTGCAATTTTACTGAGGAGAATCGCAATTCCAACCAAAGCGAGTGTTTATTATTGTCTGACTGTCTTTCATCAGATTTCA AATCACATTTGGTCATCAAAGCGGCTTCCGGTCTACAGATCACATATATTGTCTTACACGGTATAACTATTTTACTGGTAACAATAAGCCAACAAAAAGATGACTATTCGTATAAGCCAGCTGCACGTCAGTTATGCAATGGATTTGTTGTTTTACTTGCAG ttgCTATTTGCTACATCGGTGTCATCGTATTTTTATCCGGTGTTATCCAATCACAACACTTAAAAGGCGGTCCACCCCGCCTGTCAATCAATCTGGCGATGATATCCTGTGTTGTTTACCTCTCTTATGCAGCCGTTTGCTTTGGACAACCTAAAGTGCTTATATGTGTACCCACTTCGACTGCTTTGGTCTATTTAGTGATATTTATGATgacaaacaaaactgttttgatTGTTGTACTAGTTTTGATTGGTCTGTTTATATTAGGTACGCTAATCGCTTTGCTCATGAAATGCAGAAAGTAA
- the LOC128224402 gene encoding uncharacterized protein LOC128224402 isoform X3 encodes MWEGVHKHVVNTKGLWIQLCTARSKGLDTTEGMPVCAARSKGLDTTEGRPLCAARSKGWDTTEDKELTTNPDEEREICYLCCTRAATHYDFGACCSACCLCIGNTCRNGCIRGQICMDDCAQSCGICMHDCGDKVSCDGGIGDAVCECGKGINTGLSFLGAGIYTGFALLGQCCYEICSVQLLMHLSLPLCSMSIAISSVVLPYWAWGETNKIAVGLFKCCNFTEENRNSNQSECLLLSDCLSSDFKSHLVIKAASGLQITYIVLHGITILLVTISQQKDDYSYKPAARQLCNGFVVLLAVAICYIGVIVFLSGVIQSQHLKGGPPRLSINLAMISCVVYLSYAAVCFGQPKVLICVPTSTALVYLVIFMMTNKTVLIVVLVLIGLFILGTLIALLMKCRK; translated from the exons ATGTGGGAAGGTGTCCACAAACATGTTGTCAATACAAAGGGACTTTGGATACAGTTATGCACAGCTAGATCAAAGGGATTGGATACAACAGAGGGTATGCCTGTATGCGCAGCTAGATCAAAGGGGTTGGATACAACAGAGGGTAGGCCTTTATGCGCAGCTAGATCAAAGGGATGGGATACAACAGAGG ATAAGGAGCTGACTACGAATCCTGACGAAGAGAGAGAAATTTGCTATCTATGTTGTACACGAGCGGCAACCCACTATGATTTTGGAGCGTGTTGTTCAGCATGCTGTCTATGCATAGGGAATACGTGCAGAAACGGATGCATCAGAGGACAAATTTGTATGGATGACTGCGCGCAAAGTTGCGGTATTTGCATGCACGATTGCGGAGATAAGGTCTCTTGTGATGGTGGAATTGGAGATGCTGTTTGTGAATGTGGAAAAGGAATAAATACAGGATTGTCATTTCTAGGGGCCGGAATATATACAGGGTTTGCATTACTAGGACAGTgttgttatgaaatatgttcGGTGCAG tTGTTAATGCACCTCTCCCTTCCACTTTGTTCGATGAGCATCGCAATATCCAGTGTTGTACTGCCATATTGGGCCTGGGGTGAAACGAATAAAATAGCGGTTGGTCTATTTAAATGCTGCAATTTTACTGAGGAGAATCGCAATTCCAACCAAAGCGAGTGTTTATTATTGTCTGACTGTCTTTCATCAGATTTCA AATCACATTTGGTCATCAAAGCGGCTTCCGGTCTACAGATCACATATATTGTCTTACACGGTATAACTATTTTACTGGTAACAATAAGCCAACAAAAAGATGACTATTCGTATAAGCCAGCTGCACGTCAGTTATGCAATGGATTTGTTGTTTTACTTGCAG ttgCTATTTGCTACATCGGTGTCATCGTATTTTTATCCGGTGTTATCCAATCACAACACTTAAAAGGCGGTCCACCCCGCCTGTCAATCAATCTGGCGATGATATCCTGTGTTGTTTACCTCTCTTATGCAGCCGTTTGCTTTGGACAACCTAAAGTGCTTATATGTGTACCCACTTCGACTGCTTTGGTCTATTTAGTGATATTTATGATgacaaacaaaactgttttgatTGTTGTACTAGTTTTGATTGGTCTGTTTATATTAGGTACGCTAATCGCTTTGCTCATGAAATGCAGAAAGTAA
- the LOC128224402 gene encoding uncharacterized protein LOC128224402 isoform X2 produces MGGQGSKTDVCDGEVPGRMPSTDRIVVDCRNDDCVAGRIISGHSQQSHSSNYTSETTPLLHQDPSFVANKELTTNPDEEREICYLCCTRAATHYDFGACCSACCLCIGNTCRNGCIRGQICMDDCAQSCGICMHDCGDKVSCDGGIGDAVCECGKGINTGLSFLGAGIYTGFALLGQCCYEICSVQLLMHLSLPLCSMSIAISSVVLPYWAWGETNKIAVGLFKCCNFTEENRNSNQSECLLLSDCLSSDFKSHLVIKAASGLQITYIVLHGITILLVTISQQKDDYSYKPAARQLCNGFVVLLAVAICYIGVIVFLSGVIQSQHLKGGPPRLSINLAMISCVVYLSYAAVCFGQPKVLICVPTSTALVYLVIFMMTNKTVLIVVLVLIGLFILGTLIALLMKCRK; encoded by the exons gGCATAGTCAACAATCACACAGTTCGAATTATACATCAGAG ACCACACCTCTGCTGCACCAAGACCCCTCTTTTGTTGCAA ATAAGGAGCTGACTACGAATCCTGACGAAGAGAGAGAAATTTGCTATCTATGTTGTACACGAGCGGCAACCCACTATGATTTTGGAGCGTGTTGTTCAGCATGCTGTCTATGCATAGGGAATACGTGCAGAAACGGATGCATCAGAGGACAAATTTGTATGGATGACTGCGCGCAAAGTTGCGGTATTTGCATGCACGATTGCGGAGATAAGGTCTCTTGTGATGGTGGAATTGGAGATGCTGTTTGTGAATGTGGAAAAGGAATAAATACAGGATTGTCATTTCTAGGGGCCGGAATATATACAGGGTTTGCATTACTAGGACAGTgttgttatgaaatatgttcGGTGCAG tTGTTAATGCACCTCTCCCTTCCACTTTGTTCGATGAGCATCGCAATATCCAGTGTTGTACTGCCATATTGGGCCTGGGGTGAAACGAATAAAATAGCGGTTGGTCTATTTAAATGCTGCAATTTTACTGAGGAGAATCGCAATTCCAACCAAAGCGAGTGTTTATTATTGTCTGACTGTCTTTCATCAGATTTCA AATCACATTTGGTCATCAAAGCGGCTTCCGGTCTACAGATCACATATATTGTCTTACACGGTATAACTATTTTACTGGTAACAATAAGCCAACAAAAAGATGACTATTCGTATAAGCCAGCTGCACGTCAGTTATGCAATGGATTTGTTGTTTTACTTGCAG ttgCTATTTGCTACATCGGTGTCATCGTATTTTTATCCGGTGTTATCCAATCACAACACTTAAAAGGCGGTCCACCCCGCCTGTCAATCAATCTGGCGATGATATCCTGTGTTGTTTACCTCTCTTATGCAGCCGTTTGCTTTGGACAACCTAAAGTGCTTATATGTGTACCCACTTCGACTGCTTTGGTCTATTTAGTGATATTTATGATgacaaacaaaactgttttgatTGTTGTACTAGTTTTGATTGGTCTGTTTATATTAGGTACGCTAATCGCTTTGCTCATGAAATGCAGAAAGTAA